Proteins encoded by one window of Streptomyces sp. ALI-76-A:
- a CDS encoding APC family permease — MTTDSSSGMSRAADEGINTFKGQERALRADRLGTGGLLLSVLAATAPLMVVAGVMPTTFAVMGIVGQPLLFVLLGVVLVLFGVGYAEMSRHVHNAGAFYAYISRGLGGTAGASAALVALVAYNALQVGIYGIFGFEVSGLFATYADLEIAWWIPALAAALAVGALGWLKIDVNARVLGVLLVIEVALVVIFDIAAVADPGKEGLSLHAFNPDTLTGAGVGTALCFCIAAFLGFEQAPVYAEETSRPHILVPRVMFLAVGGVAVFFALSSWALTVAAGPSAIVGASQEQSAGLLFSLTEDRLGSAFTDVLHVLFVTGMFAALLSFHNVVARYAFAMGREGLLPAAFGRTTGASGAPGTGSLLQTAVAVVIVTAFAIADDKPHGDPTEPVLHLFTWFGNIGALGVIVLMAAASFSVVVFFARRGAAGAQAGRLLTSAVAGVALLVIAGYTVKDFDVLVGAGPDSSLSWMLPGVIGLALVIGLVQGAVLRARRPEAHARIGLGNEAFQLEKAAERTP, encoded by the coding sequence GTGACCACGGACAGTTCGAGCGGCATGAGCAGAGCCGCCGACGAAGGCATCAACACGTTCAAGGGGCAGGAGCGGGCCCTGCGCGCCGACCGCCTCGGCACCGGCGGCCTGCTGCTCTCCGTCCTCGCCGCGACCGCGCCCCTCATGGTCGTCGCGGGTGTCATGCCCACCACATTCGCGGTGATGGGCATCGTCGGACAGCCGCTCCTGTTCGTCCTCCTCGGCGTGGTCCTCGTGCTCTTCGGCGTCGGCTACGCGGAGATGAGCCGGCACGTCCACAACGCGGGCGCGTTCTACGCGTACATCTCCCGCGGCCTCGGCGGCACCGCCGGCGCGAGCGCCGCCCTGGTCGCCCTCGTCGCCTACAACGCCCTCCAGGTCGGCATCTACGGCATCTTCGGCTTCGAGGTCTCCGGCCTGTTCGCCACCTACGCCGACCTGGAGATCGCCTGGTGGATACCGGCCCTGGCGGCCGCGCTGGCCGTCGGCGCGCTCGGCTGGCTGAAGATCGACGTCAACGCGCGCGTGCTGGGCGTCCTGCTGGTCATCGAGGTGGCCCTGGTCGTCATCTTCGACATCGCGGCCGTCGCCGACCCCGGCAAGGAGGGGTTGTCCCTGCACGCCTTCAACCCGGACACCCTGACCGGCGCCGGCGTCGGCACCGCGCTGTGCTTCTGCATCGCGGCCTTCCTCGGCTTCGAGCAGGCGCCCGTGTACGCCGAGGAGACCAGCCGCCCGCACATCCTGGTGCCGCGGGTGATGTTCCTCGCGGTCGGCGGGGTCGCCGTCTTCTTCGCGCTCAGCAGCTGGGCCCTCACCGTCGCCGCCGGCCCCTCCGCGATCGTCGGCGCGTCGCAGGAGCAGAGCGCCGGGCTGCTGTTCTCCCTCACCGAGGACCGCCTCGGCTCCGCCTTCACCGACGTCCTGCACGTCCTGTTCGTGACCGGCATGTTCGCCGCCCTGCTCAGCTTCCACAACGTCGTCGCCCGGTACGCCTTCGCGATGGGCCGTGAGGGCCTGCTGCCCGCCGCCTTCGGCCGCACGACCGGGGCGAGCGGCGCCCCGGGCACGGGCTCGCTGCTCCAGACGGCCGTCGCCGTGGTGATCGTGACCGCCTTCGCGATCGCCGACGACAAGCCGCACGGCGACCCGACCGAACCCGTCCTGCACCTGTTCACCTGGTTCGGCAACATCGGCGCTCTCGGCGTGATCGTGCTGATGGCGGCGGCCTCGTTCTCGGTCGTCGTGTTCTTCGCCCGCCGCGGTGCCGCCGGCGCCCAGGCCGGACGGCTGCTCACCTCCGCCGTCGCGGGCGTCGCCCTGCTGGTGATCGCCGGCTACACGGTCAAGGACTTCGACGTCCTGGTGGGCGCCGGACCGGACTCCTCGCTGAGCTGGATGCTGCCCGGCGTCATCGGGCTCGCCCTGGTCATCGGCCTGGTGCAGGGCGCCGTCCTGCGCGCCCGCCGCCCCGAGGCGCACGCCCGCATCGGACTCGGCAACGAGGCGTTCCAGCTGGAGAAGGCGGCGGAGAGGACGCCGTGA